The following are encoded together in the Pseudoalteromonas ruthenica genome:
- the frr gene encoding ribosome recycling factor, with protein sequence MINDIKKSAQERMQKSVAALGSQLSKIRTGRAHPALLDGITVSYYGADTPLNQVANVTVEDSRTLAISVFDKSLAQAVEKAIMTSDLGLNPAAAGTVIRVPLPPLTEERRKGLIKVVRGEVESGRVAVRNIRRDANSEIKALLKDKDISEDEAHQSEDEIQKLTDKYIKEMDAQLSAKEEELMEI encoded by the coding sequence GTGATAAACGATATTAAAAAAAGTGCGCAAGAGCGCATGCAAAAAAGTGTCGCTGCTCTAGGCAGCCAACTATCTAAAATCCGTACCGGTCGTGCTCACCCAGCATTACTTGACGGCATTACTGTCTCTTATTACGGCGCCGATACTCCGCTTAACCAAGTGGCTAACGTAACAGTTGAAGATTCACGTACATTGGCTATCAGCGTATTTGACAAATCGTTAGCGCAGGCAGTAGAAAAGGCGATCATGACTTCTGATTTGGGTCTTAACCCAGCTGCAGCTGGCACGGTTATTCGGGTACCACTTCCTCCGCTTACGGAAGAGCGTCGTAAAGGCCTTATCAAGGTCGTGCGTGGTGAAGTAGAGAGCGGCCGCGTAGCTGTGCGTAATATCCGTCGTGACGCGAACAGTGAAATTAAAGCCTTGCTAAAAGACAAAGATATTTCTGAAGATGAAGCGCACCAAAGCGAAGATGAAATTCAGAAACTCACAGATAAGTACATCAAAGAAATGGACGCGCAACTAAGCGCTAAAGAAGAAGAATTGATGGAAATCTAA
- the tsf gene encoding translation elongation factor Ts — translation MAVTAALVKELRERTGAGMMDCKKALTETNGDIDAAIENMRKNGQAKAAKKAGNIAAEGTIIIKEADGVAALVEVNCQTDFVAKDDSFLGFANTVADAAIAEKLSIEELQAKFEEDRVALVAKIGENMNIRRVEYIEGANLASYRHGERIGVVVAGDADAETLKHVAMHVAASKPDYVNPEDVPADVVEKEKAVQVEIAMNEGKPAEIAEKMVTGRMKKFTGEISLTGQAFIMEPKQTVGEMLKERGGSVATFKRLEVGEGIEKKEEDFAAEVAAQVAAAKGE, via the coding sequence ATGGCTGTAACTGCTGCCCTAGTAAAAGAATTACGCGAGCGCACTGGCGCTGGCATGATGGATTGTAAAAAAGCATTGACTGAAACCAACGGTGACATCGATGCAGCAATCGAAAACATGCGTAAAAACGGTCAAGCGAAAGCTGCTAAAAAAGCAGGTAACATCGCTGCCGAAGGTACTATCATCATCAAAGAAGCTGATGGTGTTGCTGCGCTTGTTGAAGTTAACTGTCAAACAGACTTCGTTGCTAAAGACGACAGCTTCCTAGGTTTCGCTAACACAGTAGCGGACGCTGCAATTGCTGAAAAGCTAAGCATTGAAGAGCTTCAAGCTAAGTTCGAAGAAGACCGCGTAGCGCTAGTTGCTAAAATCGGTGAAAACATGAACATCCGTCGTGTTGAGTACATCGAAGGTGCAAACCTGGCTTCTTACCGTCACGGTGAGCGCATCGGTGTTGTTGTTGCCGGTGACGCAGACGCAGAAACGCTTAAGCACGTTGCTATGCACGTTGCTGCTTCTAAGCCTGACTACGTTAACCCTGAAGATGTACCAGCAGACGTAGTTGAAAAAGAAAAAGCAGTACAAGTTGAGATCGCGATGAACGAAGGCAAGCCTGCTGAAATCGCTGAAAAAATGGTTACTGGCCGTATGAAGAAATTCACCGGTGAGATCTCACTAACTGGTCAAGCTTTCATCATGGAACCAAAGCAAACTGTTGGTGAAATGCTTAAAGAGCGTGGCGGTTCTGTTGCAACCTTCAAGCGCCTAGAAGTGGGTGAAGGTATCGAGAAGAAAGAAGAAGACTTCGCTGCAGAAGTTGCGGCTCAAGTAGCTGCTGCAAAAGGCGAGTAA
- the rpsB gene encoding 30S ribosomal protein S2, giving the protein MANVSMRDMLKAGVHFGHQARYWNPKMKPFIFGARNKVHIINLEQTVPMFNDALTYLSNVASNKGKILFVGTKRAASEAVKEAAVKCDQFYVNHRWLGGMLTNWKTVRQSIKRLKDLETQSQDGTFEKLTKKEALMLTREMAKLEKGLGGIKNMGGLPDALFIIDADHEHIAIKEANNLGIPVVSIVDTNSNPDGVDYVVPGNDDAIRAIQLYTNAVADAVVEGRESNIAVQAEKDDFVAAE; this is encoded by the coding sequence ATGGCAAACGTTTCAATGCGCGATATGCTTAAGGCGGGTGTACACTTCGGTCACCAAGCTCGTTACTGGAATCCAAAGATGAAGCCGTTCATCTTCGGTGCTCGCAACAAAGTTCATATCATCAACCTTGAGCAAACTGTACCTATGTTTAACGACGCGTTGACTTACCTGTCAAACGTAGCGTCTAACAAAGGCAAAATCCTTTTCGTTGGTACTAAGCGCGCTGCAAGCGAAGCAGTAAAAGAAGCGGCAGTTAAATGTGACCAGTTCTACGTAAATCACCGTTGGTTAGGTGGTATGTTGACTAACTGGAAAACTGTTCGCCAGTCAATCAAGCGTCTTAAAGATCTTGAGACTCAAAGCCAAGACGGCACGTTTGAGAAGCTAACTAAGAAAGAAGCGTTAATGCTTACTCGTGAAATGGCTAAGCTTGAAAAAGGCCTTGGCGGTATCAAAAATATGGGCGGTCTTCCTGATGCGCTTTTCATTATTGATGCAGACCACGAACACATCGCGATTAAAGAAGCAAACAACCTGGGCATCCCAGTAGTATCTATCGTTGATACTAACTCTAACCCAGACGGTGTTGACTACGTTGTTCCTGGTAACGACGATGCAATCCGTGCGATCCAGCTTTACACTAATGCAGTTGCTGATGCAGTTGTTGAAGGTCGTGAAAGCAACATCGCAGTGCAAGCTGAAAAAGACGATTTCGTTGCAGCTGAGTAA
- the map gene encoding type I methionyl aminopeptidase, giving the protein MTAVIKTPEEIEKMRVAGRLAADVLEMIGPHVKPGVTTDELNTLCHNYIVDEQGAIPAPLNYHGFPKSICTSVNHVICHGIPNDKPLKEGDIINIDVTVIKDGYHGDTSKMFHVGQPTIQGKRLCEITQQSLYLAIKMVKPGVRLGDIGAAIQKYAEGFSYSIVREYCGHGIGKEFHEEPQVMHYGRPGTGETLKAGMCLTIEPMVNAGKRQCKLLKDEWTVITKDRSLSAQWEHTLLVTDNGVEVLTLRSDEELPRVIEHS; this is encoded by the coding sequence ATGACTGCAGTGATCAAAACCCCGGAAGAAATCGAAAAAATGCGCGTAGCCGGCCGTTTGGCCGCAGACGTATTGGAAATGATAGGCCCACATGTCAAGCCTGGGGTGACCACTGATGAGCTCAACACCCTATGCCATAACTACATTGTTGACGAGCAAGGGGCTATTCCGGCGCCGTTAAATTATCATGGTTTCCCAAAATCAATTTGTACTTCGGTTAACCATGTTATTTGTCATGGCATCCCCAATGACAAACCATTAAAAGAAGGCGATATCATTAATATCGATGTCACCGTGATTAAAGATGGTTACCACGGCGATACCTCAAAAATGTTTCATGTAGGCCAGCCAACTATTCAAGGTAAGCGCCTGTGTGAGATTACCCAACAGAGCTTGTATCTGGCCATAAAAATGGTGAAGCCTGGCGTGCGTTTAGGCGATATCGGTGCCGCCATTCAAAAATACGCAGAAGGCTTTAGCTACTCGATTGTGCGCGAATACTGTGGCCACGGTATAGGTAAAGAGTTCCACGAAGAGCCGCAAGTCATGCACTATGGTCGCCCAGGCACTGGAGAGACTCTCAAAGCCGGTATGTGTTTAACCATTGAGCCCATGGTCAATGCTGGCAAGCGCCAATGTAAGCTGCTCAAAGACGAGTGGACGGTGATCACTAAAGACCGTAGCCTATCAGCACAATGGGAACACACTTTGTTGGTGACCGACAATGGCGTAGAAGTATTAACCCTACGCAGCGATGAAGAGCTTCCTCGCGTGATTGAACACAGCTAA
- the pyrH gene encoding UMP kinase, with translation MNINRKPIFRRVLLKLSGEALMGDEGFGIDPKVLDRMAQEIKELVELDVEVGLVIGGGNFLRGGSLAEAGMNRVVGDHMGMLATVMNGLAMRDALHRAFVNARLMSAIPLNGVCDAYNWAEAISLLKSGRVVIFSAGTGNPFFTTDSAACLRGIEIEADTVIKATKVDGVFSDDPVKNPDATLYRHLAYNEIIEKELKVMDLAAFTLARDHKMPISVFNMNKPGALKRVIMGEEEGTLISSEASSETK, from the coding sequence ATGAATATTAATCGCAAACCTATTTTTAGACGTGTTCTTCTCAAGCTCAGTGGTGAAGCACTGATGGGAGATGAAGGCTTTGGTATAGACCCGAAAGTCTTAGATCGTATGGCTCAAGAAATTAAAGAGCTGGTAGAACTCGACGTAGAAGTGGGTTTGGTGATCGGTGGTGGTAACTTTTTACGCGGTGGCTCGTTAGCAGAGGCGGGTATGAACCGTGTTGTTGGTGACCACATGGGAATGCTGGCCACAGTGATGAATGGCTTAGCGATGCGTGATGCACTTCACCGTGCATTTGTAAATGCTCGCCTCATGTCGGCGATTCCTTTAAACGGTGTATGTGACGCGTATAACTGGGCAGAAGCTATCAGCCTGTTGAAGTCTGGCCGTGTCGTTATCTTCTCGGCGGGCACAGGTAATCCTTTCTTTACCACAGACTCAGCAGCCTGTTTACGTGGCATTGAAATTGAAGCAGATACCGTGATTAAAGCCACTAAAGTGGACGGGGTATTCAGTGATGATCCAGTGAAAAACCCAGATGCCACGCTTTATCGCCATCTTGCCTATAATGAAATTATTGAAAAAGAGTTGAAGGTGATGGACTTAGCGGCCTTTACTTTGGCCCGCGACCACAAAATGCCTATCAGCGTCTTTAATATGAATAAACCTGGCGCGCTTAAGCGCGTGATCATGGGTGAAGAAGAGGGAACTTTAATTTCCTCAGAAGCCTCAAGCGAGACAAAATAA